In Pseudothermotoga hypogea DSM 11164 = NBRC 106472, the following are encoded in one genomic region:
- the cas5b gene encoding type I-B CRISPR-associated protein Cas5b — protein MKVLVFDVFGKYALFRRSYTTTSSTSYSFPPRTAICGLLGAILGIQNDTTESSEHLRTFDDAHFAVKLLNPIKKINIATNYVETKSGQKHARIQIVLELIKNPAYRIYVSEFGKYEELQYCLKNKISVFTPYLGQAQMIANFSYVGSFDAEPVSTPLEVHTVIKVLDGTKIFPQKGQLFIKERMTLNMDNERTPTAFASYWVEKNATPIKLVHYVEQVYRIKELGENICWID, from the coding sequence ATGAAAGTTTTAGTTTTTGACGTTTTCGGAAAATACGCTCTCTTCAGAAGAAGCTACACAACGACCAGCTCGACTTCGTATTCCTTCCCCCCCAGAACTGCGATATGCGGTCTTCTGGGAGCCATACTTGGCATACAAAACGATACTACCGAGAGCAGTGAACATCTGAGGACTTTCGATGATGCGCACTTTGCTGTAAAGCTGTTGAATCCGATCAAGAAGATCAACATAGCGACGAATTACGTTGAAACAAAGAGTGGCCAGAAACACGCGAGAATTCAGATAGTCTTGGAGTTGATCAAAAACCCAGCTTACAGAATATATGTTTCGGAGTTCGGTAAATACGAAGAGCTCCAATACTGCCTGAAGAACAAGATCAGCGTTTTCACACCCTACCTTGGTCAAGCACAAATGATAGCGAACTTCAGCTACGTGGGTTCTTTCGACGCTGAGCCTGTATCCACCCCGTTGGAAGTGCACACTGTGATAAAGGTCTTGGATGGCACAAAAATATTTCCACAAAAGGGACAATTGTTCATCAAGGAACGAATGACGTTGAACATGGACAATGAACGAACACCCACGGCTTTTGCCTCTTACTGGGTCGAGAAGAACGCAACACCCATAAAGCTGGTACATTACGTTGAGCAAGTCTACAGGATAAAGGAGCTGGGCGAAAACATATGCTGGATAGACTGA
- the cas7b gene encoding type I-B CRISPR-associated protein Cas7/Csh2, producing the protein MNNRSEILFLYDVKWANPNGDPLDENKPRIDEETERCIVTDVRLKRTIRDEWLSWGETIWVSGEAVSPDKRREELKIEKKEDALKCLDVRLFGAVIPISKQADTSYTGPVQFRPGTSLHAVKVVFQQGTAAFTSQDQAQQRSFREEYLIPYALIAFYGVANETAAKITNATEEDLQKLLKAIWDGTKNLITRSKMEHNPRLLMRVVYKENVKYHIGELDSYLEIQSSVDEKSIRDISEIQLKIDKLLEKLDQSKDLIKRVELKQSDRLTVLKNNAPVKINEVLERMNIEVVNLP; encoded by the coding sequence ATGAACAATAGGTCTGAAATTCTCTTCTTGTACGATGTGAAATGGGCGAATCCAAACGGAGACCCACTCGACGAGAACAAACCACGGATTGACGAAGAAACGGAAAGATGCATCGTAACTGATGTCAGACTCAAAAGAACAATAAGGGACGAATGGTTGTCATGGGGAGAGACAATTTGGGTATCTGGTGAGGCGGTGAGCCCTGATAAGCGTCGTGAAGAGCTTAAGATCGAAAAGAAAGAGGACGCGTTGAAATGTCTGGACGTCAGATTGTTTGGCGCAGTGATTCCGATATCGAAACAGGCCGACACGTCCTACACTGGTCCAGTGCAGTTCAGGCCAGGTACATCACTTCACGCAGTCAAGGTGGTATTCCAACAGGGCACGGCAGCGTTCACGAGCCAGGATCAGGCACAACAGAGAAGTTTCAGAGAAGAGTATCTGATACCCTACGCACTTATAGCTTTCTACGGTGTTGCGAACGAAACCGCAGCAAAAATCACAAACGCGACCGAGGAAGACCTTCAAAAACTCCTCAAGGCCATTTGGGACGGGACAAAGAATCTCATCACACGTTCAAAAATGGAACACAACCCACGCCTTCTGATGAGAGTGGTTTACAAAGAAAATGTGAAATACCATATCGGTGAACTTGACTCTTACTTGGAGATTCAAAGCAGCGTCGATGAAAAGAGCATCAGAGATATCTCGGAAATTCAATTGAAAATTGACAAACTCTTAGAAAAACTTGATCAAAGCAAGGACCTAATAAAAAGGGTCGAACTGAAACAGAGCGACCGACTCACAGTGTTGAAGAACAATGCACCAGTAAAAATCAACGAGGTACTCGAAAGGATGAACATTGAGGTAGTGAATTTGCCATGA
- a CDS encoding TIGR02556 family CRISPR-associated protein, translated as MLTKVIEIGRLMRQSEYYRNFTKAVKQDKGLALLVSLEPLEYKGVVALETPGPDQAHLLLYTDQLGQVSGKSPTVNLTVSGKSLEKIKEAIEKALRKFRRFFEDEEVLRDFVKLFEKNHLQIVEDLEKQLMTMEEKGTYLTIILIKNGQEMMPAEYEPFKEVFIKRALEKATSTGVQGTCHFCGKSRLVSATVNEVFKFATFDKPGFSPSLKIEGAVKVLPICEECKTDLQNGANIVTRDLTFNFLGRTIWLIPSLMHKNDSILSRVIERVKENSKTLKDFARNEEEIEEALADEDPFVHYDFLFMEINKNQQRIELHLTEVSPTRLRKLVTERKEAAKRIAVENVPEPTLGLLWDLYEKPTSKSEARKDYLQLIRSIFHGESYNLQRFLWYCMRKIRKAVQEIDSKQTRNFHWRTLTYLSFAAVLFLSQIEVFHLRKEGESVVSSEVSEFFQRYPEFFNEPWKKAVFLTGVLAGKVLAVQYAKRQAAPFFNKLKGLKMNMRDVQGLLPEIRNKLEQYKSYGQRTDLIMKVAAEYYLSAGEKNITIDELNFVFTLGLAYSNKEPFKIEVEEVEQNEQ; from the coding sequence GTGTTGACAAAGGTTATTGAGATTGGACGTTTGATGAGGCAGTCAGAGTATTATCGAAACTTTACAAAGGCAGTGAAGCAGGACAAGGGATTGGCTTTACTCGTCAGCTTAGAACCGTTAGAGTACAAAGGTGTTGTGGCGCTCGAGACACCAGGACCAGACCAAGCACATCTGTTGCTTTACACCGACCAGCTGGGACAAGTGTCAGGGAAATCACCTACAGTGAACTTGACCGTGAGCGGCAAGAGTCTGGAAAAAATAAAAGAAGCCATTGAGAAAGCCTTGCGAAAGTTCAGAAGGTTCTTCGAGGACGAGGAGGTCTTGAGAGATTTTGTCAAGCTTTTTGAAAAGAATCATTTGCAGATAGTCGAAGACTTAGAAAAACAACTCATGACTATGGAAGAAAAAGGCACTTACTTGACCATAATCTTGATAAAAAATGGTCAGGAAATGATGCCTGCCGAATACGAACCCTTCAAGGAGGTCTTCATAAAAAGGGCGCTCGAGAAGGCAACGAGCACAGGGGTTCAAGGTACGTGCCATTTTTGTGGCAAATCCAGACTTGTTTCCGCGACTGTCAACGAAGTCTTCAAATTCGCAACGTTCGATAAACCAGGATTCTCCCCAAGCTTGAAGATCGAGGGGGCTGTAAAAGTCCTGCCGATCTGCGAGGAATGTAAAACAGATCTGCAGAACGGGGCAAACATCGTGACCAGAGACCTCACGTTCAACTTTCTTGGGAGGACCATCTGGTTGATACCTTCATTGATGCACAAAAACGACTCGATTCTGAGTCGCGTGATAGAAAGAGTGAAGGAAAACTCCAAGACATTGAAAGACTTCGCCAGGAATGAGGAAGAAATCGAAGAAGCTCTTGCCGACGAAGATCCATTCGTTCATTATGACTTTCTCTTCATGGAAATAAACAAGAACCAGCAGAGAATAGAGTTGCATCTGACAGAGGTCTCTCCCACAAGACTTAGAAAACTGGTCACCGAAAGAAAAGAAGCTGCGAAGAGGATTGCTGTTGAAAATGTGCCTGAACCGACTCTCGGCTTGTTGTGGGACTTGTACGAGAAACCAACATCAAAGAGTGAAGCGAGAAAAGATTACCTTCAGTTAATTAGATCGATCTTTCACGGTGAGAGTTACAACCTGCAAAGATTCCTGTGGTACTGTATGCGAAAAATCAGAAAGGCTGTACAAGAAATAGATTCAAAGCAGACAAGGAATTTTCACTGGCGTACGCTGACTTATCTGAGCTTTGCAGCTGTTTTGTTTCTAAGCCAAATAGAGGTTTTCCATCTGAGAAAGGAGGGTGAATCAGTGGTTAGTAGCGAAGTGAGCGAGTTCTTCCAAAGGTACCCGGAATTTTTCAATGAACCTTGGAAAAAGGCAGTTTTCTTGACAGGGGTGCTCGCAGGGAAAGTCTTAGCGGTTCAGTACGCGAAAAGACAAGCAGCACCGTTCTTCAACAAACTTAAGGGACTGAAGATGAACATGCGGGATGTTCAAGGTCTTCTGCCAGAAATCCGAAACAAGCTTGAGCAGTACAAAAGTTACGGGCAAAGGACTGATCTTATCATGAAGGTTGCGGCGGAGTACTACTTGTCGGCTGGAGAAAAAAACATCACGATCGATGAACTGAACTTCGTTTTCACCCTTGGGTTGGCTTACTCGAACAAGGAACCTTTCAAGATCGAAGTCGAGGAGGTGGAGCAGAATGAACAATAG
- the cas2 gene encoding CRISPR-associated endonuclease Cas2, which produces MYVIVTYDIEQERVGKILKVCRKYLNWVQNSVFEGEITQAKFEKLKLELQENIERSRDSVRFYIISDKTLVTVEVLGQEKGSTSFMY; this is translated from the coding sequence ATGTACGTGATAGTCACGTACGACATCGAGCAGGAACGCGTCGGAAAGATCTTAAAAGTATGTAGAAAATATCTGAACTGGGTTCAAAACTCCGTTTTTGAAGGAGAGATAACACAAGCTAAATTCGAGAAACTGAAATTAGAGCTTCAGGAAAACATTGAAAGATCGAGAGATTCTGTCAGATTCTACATCATTAGTGACAAGACTCTGGTCACAGTCGAAGTACTTGGTCAAGAAAAGGGCTCAACCAGCTTCATGTACTGA